From a region of the Acinetobacter larvae genome:
- a CDS encoding 2-hydroxyacid dehydrogenase, protein MGKKVVVFSRLDADILAQLHEQFEVVQINPKLGQVDQQLAEAVSDADGMIGAGRQLNAQHLQSATRLKIISSVSVGYDNYDVAYLNQRKIWLAHTPHVLTETTADLAFTLLMSAARQVAHLDAWTKAGQWQRTVQVAQFGQDIFGKKLGIIGLGNIGAAIARRAFYGFNMDILYHNRRENLAVAQAFNASYCSLEELLRRSDFVVIAVDLNASSQALIAAEQLAMMQAHAVLINIARGSVIDEQALYVALQQGQIFAAGLDVYQKEPLQQSPLFALDNVVTLPHIGSATVATRQKMAQLAYQNLVTALNGQKPAYLVNPDYHS, encoded by the coding sequence ATGGGTAAAAAAGTAGTAGTCTTTAGTCGTTTAGATGCTGATATTCTGGCACAGCTTCATGAACAATTTGAGGTGGTGCAAATTAACCCTAAGCTTGGTCAGGTTGATCAACAACTTGCAGAGGCAGTGAGCGATGCTGATGGCATGATTGGTGCAGGTCGTCAGCTCAATGCTCAGCATTTGCAGTCTGCAACACGGTTAAAGATTATTTCTTCTGTCAGTGTGGGATATGATAATTACGATGTTGCTTATTTAAATCAACGCAAAATTTGGTTGGCACATACACCACATGTTTTAACAGAAACCACTGCGGATTTGGCTTTTACTTTATTGATGAGTGCTGCGCGTCAGGTTGCACATCTCGATGCATGGACCAAAGCTGGGCAGTGGCAACGCACTGTACAAGTCGCACAATTTGGTCAGGATATTTTTGGTAAAAAACTTGGCATTATTGGTTTGGGAAATATTGGTGCTGCGATAGCTCGGCGGGCTTTTTATGGCTTTAATATGGACATACTCTATCATAATCGCCGTGAAAATTTGGCTGTTGCTCAAGCATTTAATGCCAGCTATTGTTCGCTGGAAGAGCTGTTACGGCGTTCAGACTTTGTGGTGATCGCAGTCGATTTAAACGCAAGTTCTCAAGCGTTGATTGCTGCTGAACAACTGGCAATGATGCAAGCACATGCGGTATTGATTAATATTGCGCGTGGCAGTGTGATTGACGAACAAGCACTCTATGTCGCATTACAGCAAGGTCAAATTTTTGCTGCTGGCTTAGATGTTTATCAAAAAGAACCGTTACAACAATCGCCATTATTCGCTTTAGATAATGTCGTGACTTTACCGCATATTGGTTCTGCTACAGTAGCCACACGGCAAAAAATGGCACAATTAGCCTATCAAAACTTAGTCACCGCCTTAAATGGGCAAAAGCCTGCATATTTGGTCAATCCAGACTATCATTCATAG
- a CDS encoding sigma-70 family RNA polymerase sigma factor translates to MADQARILESNTVIANQMYLQHHDWLQQWLQSKISYPLNAADIVQDTFVKILQTKQRLLGIQEPRAYLVNAAKYILIDQQRRYYVEKNYLESLKPVEDIDELSNSSVEQAIQILDFLTVALSSIQPASRQAFIMYYLEGYNQAEIAQHCNKSLRCIQNYLADCLSLCYEARQRLYNENSMLD, encoded by the coding sequence ATGGCTGATCAGGCTAGAATTCTTGAAAGTAACACCGTCATTGCCAATCAAATGTATCTTCAGCATCACGATTGGTTGCAGCAATGGTTACAATCAAAAATTAGTTATCCGCTCAACGCTGCCGATATTGTACAAGATACCTTTGTCAAAATATTACAAACCAAACAACGTCTTTTGGGCATACAAGAACCGCGTGCCTATTTAGTCAATGCCGCTAAATATATTTTAATAGATCAGCAACGCCGTTATTATGTTGAAAAAAATTATTTAGAATCGCTTAAGCCTGTGGAAGACATTGATGAGCTCAGCAATAGTTCTGTTGAACAAGCCATTCAAATTTTAGATTTTTTAACAGTCGCATTATCCAGTATACAACCTGCATCACGGCAAGCCTTTATTATGTATTATCTAGAAGGGTATAATCAGGCTGAAATCGCGCAACATTGCAATAAATCTTTGCGCTGTATTCAAAACTATTTAGCCGATTGTTTAAGCTTATGCTATGAAGCTCGACAGCGCTTATACAATGAAAATAGTATGCTCGATTAA
- a CDS encoding M48 family metalloprotease codes for MTAILNKIFKVRNVKKILLMLSLSVYGTVQATEPTFTHTAPNFDVPTIGGGVGIIDKQKEHQIGEKVYREVRLHYPVLNDPWLEDQFMFVFTRLLSQTQLGKPVGLIVIKDPQINAFAVPGGLFAINSGMVTAAKNMDEVASVMGHEIAHVAQRHFSRSQEKFKGQGLLAMAGILAGIALASKSNGDVGGAVMMGTQAALLDRQLSYSRDQEREADRIGMQFMYGAGYNPQAMADFFETMNRSTRMVSFLPDFWLTHPLTSERMSEARLRANQLPAIAFSNQQQNFEVIKWYTAVITEQASEQQLLSLAKQKNYASYLALAKYYLKKGDYADAQANLNLAKQIDSNHSLLNLIQTDIYLDQNKLDQAFASINPQQKIAPENRALSLKLAEVLVRQKQTQAATNLLNRLVKNNARDVVAWQLLQQAADADSNHPMRTVNVLRYRAEAEYWSGDEIAGIKSLLHAQRLAKGNQMMLAKIDQRLEKMQAERELKI; via the coding sequence ATGACGGCTATATTGAATAAAATTTTTAAGGTGCGAAACGTGAAAAAAATCTTGTTGATGTTGAGTTTAAGTGTTTATGGCACTGTACAAGCCACTGAGCCCACTTTTACTCACACAGCACCTAATTTTGATGTGCCGACCATTGGCGGTGGTGTGGGGATTATCGATAAACAAAAAGAACATCAAATTGGTGAAAAAGTTTATCGCGAAGTCCGTTTGCATTATCCAGTCCTCAATGATCCGTGGTTAGAAGATCAGTTCATGTTTGTTTTTACACGGTTATTGAGTCAAACCCAGTTGGGAAAACCTGTTGGGCTCATTGTGATTAAAGATCCACAAATTAATGCTTTTGCTGTGCCGGGTGGTTTATTTGCGATTAATAGCGGTATGGTGACCGCTGCCAAAAATATGGACGAAGTCGCCAGTGTGATGGGGCATGAAATTGCCCACGTTGCGCAGCGTCATTTTAGTCGTTCGCAAGAAAAATTCAAAGGTCAGGGTTTACTTGCGATGGCTGGGATTCTGGCTGGGATTGCATTGGCCTCGAAGTCTAATGGCGATGTCGGCGGAGCTGTGATGATGGGAACGCAGGCTGCATTATTGGATCGTCAATTAAGCTATAGTCGCGACCAAGAACGTGAAGCTGACCGCATTGGTATGCAGTTTATGTATGGTGCAGGCTATAACCCACAGGCGATGGCAGACTTTTTTGAAACCATGAATCGTTCAACTCGCATGGTGAGTTTTTTACCTGATTTTTGGTTAACTCACCCTTTGACTTCTGAGCGTATGAGTGAAGCACGTTTAAGAGCCAATCAATTGCCAGCAATCGCATTTTCAAACCAGCAGCAAAATTTTGAAGTGATTAAATGGTATACCGCAGTCATTACAGAGCAGGCCAGTGAACAACAATTGCTAAGTTTAGCCAAGCAAAAAAATTATGCCAGTTATTTGGCATTGGCTAAATATTATTTAAAAAAGGGTGATTATGCGGATGCACAAGCAAATTTAAATTTAGCCAAACAAATCGACAGCAATCATAGTCTATTAAATTTAATTCAAACCGATATTTATTTAGATCAGAATAAACTAGATCAGGCTTTTGCCAGTATTAATCCGCAGCAAAAGATTGCACCAGAAAATCGCGCATTGAGTTTAAAGTTGGCAGAAGTTTTAGTGCGGCAAAAACAAACCCAAGCTGCAACAAATTTATTAAATCGCTTGGTAAAAAATAATGCGCGAGATGTTGTTGCTTGGCAATTGTTGCAACAAGCAGCCGACGCAGATAGTAATCATCCAATGCGTACTGTTAATGTCCTGCGTTATCGTGCAGAAGCAGAATATTGGTCTGGTGATGAGATTGCAGGGATTAAGTCTTTGCTGCATGCACAGCGTTTAGCCAAAGGGAATCAAATGATGTTGGCCAAGATCGATCAGCGCTTAGAAAAAATGCAAGCAGAGCGTGAATTGAAAATTTAA
- a CDS encoding GatB/YqeY domain-containing protein, whose translation MSDLKNQITEALKSAMRAKDMLTVTVIRSVQAAIKQIEIDKRTTLDQDQVLSVIEKQVKQRKESVKAFSAAGRDELASKEQAEIEILSQFLPEAMTEEELDSLIEQTITAQSATSMKDMGKVMNSLRPLIAGRADPAQVSAKIKAKLG comes from the coding sequence ATGTCCGATTTAAAAAACCAAATCACTGAAGCATTAAAAAGCGCTATGCGCGCCAAAGATATGTTAACAGTAACGGTCATTCGGAGTGTCCAAGCAGCAATTAAGCAAATCGAAATTGATAAGCGCACGACACTTGATCAAGATCAAGTTCTTTCGGTTATTGAAAAACAAGTTAAACAACGCAAAGAGTCGGTCAAAGCATTTAGTGCGGCTGGCCGCGATGAACTCGCTAGTAAAGAACAAGCCGAAATTGAAATCTTATCTCAATTTCTACCAGAAGCTATGACTGAGGAAGAGCTTGATTCTCTCATTGAGCAAACGATTACTGCTCAAAGTGCAACTAGCATGAAAGATATGGGTAAGGTGATGAATTCTCTGCGTCCGCTCATAGCCGGGCGCGCCGATCCTGCACAAGTATCTGCCAAAATTAAAGCCAAGCTTGGCTAG
- a CDS encoding FecR family protein gives MKKNRQLPPEIALWIIRLECDDPVEQRQAQQEFNHWLDQHPEYQELVQDAVHFNQNIQALPKQHQISGEVLDATLNAVNQNKRQLFKSFTHTTLAIASLALLGSLLYQALPLDYYFSDYRTQSAEGKNIVLEDGTKISLNANSAINVDYSTQQRTIKLVRGDIYVDVAKDPNRPLVVYGSEAQFKALGTRFIVHQYYQRNTLRMLHSKVRVSSASPSSQSQVIHAGQSIDIRPEGLGAVKNTPIDSSLFSWQQQQIIADKLPLPDVLDRLNAYHSGYIIYSRKKLEHIKVTGIINTQQDLTLTLQLLKTQYPELEFDQVAGLFVHAYSTATR, from the coding sequence GTGAAAAAAAATAGGCAATTGCCACCTGAAATCGCATTATGGATTATTCGTTTAGAATGTGATGATCCGGTAGAACAACGACAAGCCCAACAAGAATTTAATCACTGGCTTGACCAACATCCAGAATATCAAGAACTGGTTCAAGATGCTGTGCATTTTAATCAAAATATACAGGCGCTCCCCAAACAGCACCAAATATCTGGTGAAGTATTGGATGCCACACTGAATGCAGTAAATCAAAATAAACGACAGTTATTTAAGTCCTTTACACATACAACGCTAGCAATCGCAAGTCTAGCGCTATTGGGCAGCTTACTCTATCAAGCCCTACCACTTGATTATTATTTTTCAGATTATCGAACACAAAGCGCGGAAGGTAAAAATATTGTACTAGAAGATGGTACCAAAATATCGCTTAATGCAAATTCAGCAATTAATGTAGATTACTCCACCCAGCAACGTACAATAAAATTGGTACGGGGGGATATTTATGTCGATGTCGCAAAAGACCCCAATAGACCCCTGGTGGTTTATGGCAGTGAGGCTCAGTTTAAAGCACTGGGAACACGTTTTATTGTTCATCAATATTATCAACGTAATACGCTACGAATGCTGCATTCAAAAGTACGTGTCAGCAGCGCTAGCCCCTCATCACAATCACAAGTTATTCACGCTGGGCAAAGTATAGACATACGCCCTGAGGGCTTGGGGGCAGTAAAAAACACCCCAATTGATAGCAGCTTATTTTCATGGCAGCAACAACAGATTATCGCGGATAAGCTTCCTTTACCTGATGTGCTGGATCGTTTAAATGCTTATCACTCGGGCTATATAATATATAGCCGTAAAAAATTAGAGCATATTAAGGTGACTGGTATTATCAATACTCAGCAAGATTTAACCCTGACTTTACAGCTCTTAAAAACCCAATATCCTGAATTAGAATTCGATCAAGTCGCAGGGCTGTTCGTACATGCTTACAGCACTGCGACGCGCTAG